One genomic segment of Plasmodium cynomolgi strain B DNA, chromosome 14, whole genome shotgun sequence includes these proteins:
- a CDS encoding coronin (putative) has translation MGSIPYIKNLYPDPSNNLFDDLRICSRVIDSCGIACSSGFVAVSGVTKSECTGERAVGRERIEKTLGRVPWEVEGGGLIGAIRLENQMRKPPVIKLKGHTSSILDLQFNPCFSEILASGSEDLTVRVWEIPHNDESVKEIKDPQCILKGHKKKISIIDWNPMNYYIMCSSGFDSFVNIWDIENEKKAFQIIMPKKLSSLKWNIKGNLLSGTCVGKHMHIIDPRKKEIASSFHIHSGGKNTKNIWIDGLGGDDNYILSTGFSKNNLREMKLWDLKNTTSALVTMSIDNASAPLIPHYDESTGLIYIIGKGDGNCRYYQHSLGSIRKVNEYKSCSPFRSFGFLPKQICDVYKCEIGRVYKNENNSSIRPISFYVPRKNPTKFQEDLYPPILMHDPDNSSRNWINGKDNKMNRINIKDLTQDDLRITKKYKFVPQSFNSIIIGEEYTSKRTAIIRQITKKLTFFKKGLHNFSSVDSFKESVFIYPKSFKEKWLLTEQGGAQFSSNNSLEKGEAEKEEEGQQDEHFPLESEQPCDGTSRGTSELPVRSGDPVRLARGKTQRESGVNCFDALRCARLCRRREL, from the exons ATGGGTAGCATTccgtatataaaaaatctatATC cGGATCCTTCGAACAACCTTTTTGACGACTTGCGAATATGCTCGAGGGTGATCGACTCGTGCGGCATTGCGTGTAGCTCGGGGTTTGTGGCGGTAAGTGGAGTGACAAAATCGGAGTGCACGGGGGAAAGAGCGGTGGGGCGAGAGCGAATCGAGAAAACACTGGGTAGG GTGCCCTGGGAAGTGGAGGGTGGCGGGTTGATAGGAGCCATTCGGCTGGAGAACCAAATGCGGAAGCCGCCAGTGATCAAGCTGAAGGGACACACGTCAAGCATCCTGGACCTGCAGTTCAACCCCTGCTTCAGTGAAATCTTGGCATCAGGTTCAGAAGACTTAACCGTCCGTGTGTGGGAAATACCACATAATGATGAATCggtgaaagaaataaaagatcCACAGTGTATTCTCaaaggacataaaaaaaaaatatcaatcaTAGATTGGAACCCAATGAACTATTACATCATGTGCTCAAGTGGATTCGATTCCTTTGTAAATATATGGGACAtagaaaatgagaagaaagctttccaaattattatgccaaaaaaattatcttcattGAAGTGGAATATCAAGGGGAACTTACTAAGTGGGACCTGTGTAGGGaaacatatgcacattaTAGATccgagaaaaaaagaaattgcaTCCAGTTTTCACATCCATAGTGGTGGGAAGAATacgaaaaatatatggatCGATGGATTAGGTGGAGATGATAACTACATTTTGAGTACAggtttttctaaaaataatttaagagaaatgaaattatgggatttaaaaaatacaacctCTGCTTTAGTTACCATGTCTATAGACAACGCATCTGCTCCGTTGATCCCACATTATGATGAAAGTACTGGACTTATTTATATCATTGGAAAAGGAGATGGGAACTGTCGATACTATCAGCATTCACTTGGAAGCATACGTAAGGTAAACGAATATAAGTCTTGTTCCCCATTTAGATCATTTGGATTTTTACCAAAGCAAATTTGTGATGTATATAAGTGTGAAATTGGGAGAGTTTATAAGAACGAAAATAATAGCAGTATCAGACCCATCTCTTTTTATGTACCTAGAAAAAATCCAACAAAATTTCAGGAGGATTTATATCCACCTATTCTAATGCACGATCCAGATAATTCCTCCAGAAACTGGATTAATGGAAAggataacaaaatgaatcggataaatataaaagacTTAACACAGGATGATCTGAGAATTaccaaaaaatacaaattcgTACCACAGTCTTTTAATAGTATCATTATAGGGGAAGAGTACACGTCTAAGAGGACTGCAATCATTAGGCAGATTACAAAGAAgcttaccttttttaaaaaaggtcttcacaatttttcctCTGTGGATAGCTTTAAGGAatctgtttttatttaccctAAGAGTTTTAAGGAAAAGTGGTTGCTCACTGAGCAGGGCGGCGCACAGTTTTCTTCAAACAATTCCCTGGAGAAGGGTGAGGcggagaaagaagaagaggggCAGCAAGATGAGCACTTCCCTTTGGAAAGCGAACAGCCATGCGACGGGACCAGCAGGGGGACAAGCGAGTTGCCCGTGCGTTCTGGAGACCCCGTTCGGTTGGCGAGGGGGAAGACCCAGCGAGAGAGCGGCGTGAATTGTTTCGACGCACTGCGGTGTGCGCGTCTGTGCAGGAGGAGGGAATTGTAA